A stretch of DNA from Erwinia aphidicola:
GCGATGCCGATACGTGAGATCACCAGCGTATTGAAATCCCAGGCAACGGAAGAGAGCCCGTGGCTGGCAACAAACAGCACAAAAATCACAATCAACAGCAGGCGGCGCTCGACATTACGCGTCAGCAGCATCATTGGCAGCGACATCAGGGCGACCACCCAGGCGTAGATGGTCAGCATCAGCCCGACCTGCGCCGTTTGCATGGAAAAACTGGCGCCAATGTCCGACAGCAGCCCCACCGGCACAAATTCAGTAGTGTTAAAAATAAACGCAGCAATGGCGAGCATCACCACGCGCAGCCATGCGGTCTTGCGGGAAACAGTAGTTGATTGCATTGAGATTAACGCTGTGGTTGAGGAAAGATTACCCGTTACGCCGGGCCACAGAACAAGTCGGGATATTGTCTTTTATTTAGTCGTCAGATGAAATAGAAAACTCAAAATAATTGTAAAGCAGATTATTCAAACAATGTGATCCAGAAGCAATTTTTTTTCGCCTGCGGATATTTGACCTGCGTGCTGTCAGGCGGCAAAATCGCGCGATAATTCAGCCCGTAATAGCGACAGCAGGGGAAGGGTAGTGGAAAGCGTTCTGAATAATGAGTTACTGGCAGACATTGTGCAGCAGGTGCGGCCGTTAATTGGCCAGGGCAAGGTCGCCAGCTATATCCCTGCACTGGCAGAGGTGCCCGCCGACCGGCTTGGCATTGCCGTCTGCATGCTGGACGGCACGGTTTATCAGGCCGGTGACGCGCAGGAGCGTTTCTCCATCCAGTCGATCTCTAAAGTTCTGTCGCTGACGCTGGCCCTGACGCGCTATCAGGACAGCGAAATCTGGCAGCGCGTGGGCAAAGAACCCTCCGGCCAGCCGTTTAATTCGCTGCTGCAGCTGGAGCTGGAGCAGGGCAAACCGCGCAACCCGTTTATCAATGCCGGGGCGTTGGTGGTGTGCGATATGCTGGAAACGCGCCTGACCGCCCCGCGTCAGCGCATGCTGGAAGTGGTGCGCAGCCTGACGCAGGAAGCGGAAATCAGCTATGACCGCCATGTGGCACGCTCTGAATATGAGCATTCGGCGCGCAACGCGGCCATTGCCTGGCTGATGAAGTCGTTTAATAATTTTGCCAACGACGTACCCACCGTGCTGCAAACCTATTTCCACTACTGCTCCATGACCCTGAGCTGCGTTGAGCTGGCGCGCTGCTTCCTCTATCTGGCCAATCACGGGCGCGGATTGGGGCAGGGGGAGGCGCTGCTCACGCCGAAACAGACCCGCCAGATCAATGCGCTGATGGTGACCAGCGGGATGTATGACGGAGCGGGGGAGTTTGCCTGGCGCGTCGGAATGCCGGGGAAATCGGGCGTCGGCGGTGGGATTATCGCGATAGTGCCGGGCGAAATGAGCATCGCCGTCTGGTCGCCAGAGCTGGACAACCAGGGCAACTCGCTGGCCGGTACGGCGATGCTGGAATTACTCTCCGAGCGCATCGGTCGCTCAATTTTCTGACTTTCAGTCACACGGCAGGTCAGTTTACTGGCCTGCCAGAACGCCCCATCAATCAATCACCGCAACTAATTATTGATCCACGTCATTCCCTGTCAGTACACCACCTGGTAATATTTCGCGTAGAAAATTAAATTTACATTTCACGCAGTGATACCTAACCCACCGAGGGTAAATCATGACTATTCAGGCAAAACAGTTAACCCTTAACCATCAGCTGCGTCAGTTTGGCGGGTTGGTCAAACTGGCAATGATCCGCACATCTCCACAACTTATTGAAGTCTGGACCATGAGCGGCAACCGCCTGCGCTTTACACCCACTCAGCGCGTCGAGGCCCAGGTCATCCTATGCTAAACGTTCGCCTGCTGTTGATCGCCACGCTGGTGATGCTGTTAGTGACGGTGTTTTGCGTGCTTAGCCAGCCGTCGGTGACGGTGCATCTTCGCCAGGATATTCGGAAACTGTTGTAAAGATGATGGGTCAGGCGCGCCTGACCCTTTAGCGCGGGCAAATTACCCCGCCTGAACCGCCATCCTGCGCCGGGACATCAGCGCCCGTACCACCAGAGCCAGCATAATCAGCCACTCGGCACCCAGCGCAGCCAGTACCGCATGCTGGTAGTTGCCGTGAGGTTGCAGCACCTGGCTGAACACCGTTCCCAGCACCATCGGACCCAGGCCCAATGCCGCCTGCTGTACCGTGGAGAGCATCGCACTGCCTGAGCCAGCGTGGTCTTTCGGCACTTGCGCCAGACCAATACGGAAGAAGCAGCTGACGATAAACGACTGCCCAAAGCCAATCAGCGCCGTAGCCGGCGCCAGGCTCAGTATGCCCATCTGCTGCCAGCTGCTGTTGAAGGTGATCATCAGCCCGATCAGCCCGGCCATCTGGATCGCGCAGCCGGTCAGCAGCGTCGGCAGTTTACCTATGCGTTCCACCACGCGGGCGGACAGCAGCGAGCCGATAAAGTAGGCCACGCCCAGCGCAATAAAAGTATTGCCCGACTGGAAGGCGCTCATGCCGAGGCCCGACTGCAGCGTCAGCGCCACGACAAACATAAAGCCACTCCAGCAGGAGAAGAACAGCACGGCGATCGACAGACCGAAGCGCACGCCGTGCAGCTGCATCAGCGAGGGCGGTAATAGAGGGGCACCGCCCTGTTGCTCGATGCGTTTTTCCACCTGCCACAGGCGCTTAAGCAGCAGTGGAAAGGCGGCGAGCAGGGCGATGCACGGCCACGACCAGTGGAACAGCGGCCCTAACGCCAGTGCAACCAGCAGGCAGCCAATGGCTCCGGCGAGATAAAAGGTTCCTGCCCAGTCGATGGGGACGCGCTGCTGCTTTTTCGTTTCCGGAATGGTGCGCGGCGCCAGCAGCAGGACCAGCAGGCAGAGCGGGATATTAATCAGGAACACGCTGCGCCAGCCGTAGCCGCCGGGATTAGCATTAATCAGGAAACCGCCCAGTACCTGGCCGATAATAAACGCCATTCCACCGATACCACCGTACAGGCCCAGCGCCCGCGAATGTTCACGACCGTGTAGCGAGACATGCAGCGTGGCGAGGATCTGTGGCACCACCAGCGCCGCGCCAACGCCCTGTAAGGCACGCGCCAGCAGCAGCGTCCAGACGCCGGGGGTGATACCGCACAGCAGGGAGGCAATGCCAAACAGCAGCACGCCGATGCTGAAAATGCGGCGGCGGCCGAAGTTATCCCCCAGGCGGCTGCCCATCGCCAGGCTGACGGCGAAGGCGATACCGTAAATGGCGACAATCAGCTCCAGCTGGATCGGGGTTGCATGTAAGGTGGCGGACATGGCATCCAAAGCCACATTCACGATAGAAAAATCAATCATCGGCAACAGCTGACCCGCTAACAGCACTGTCAGACCGCTGCGGCCGAGAGTGGTGCAATCATAACCGCTTTTCATGGTGTGTAACCCTTGTGTTTAACCGTAACCGGGCATAGCATCAGTGAAATCCGAAACGGGTACCAGTTCTTGATTATACTGGTACCCGCACTACCTGCCTGACTGGAGTCACCCCCGATGAGCGAGACGCCGCTGCCGCTGAGCATCAGCGAAAAAAACCGCCAGCTGCTGGCGACATTTTTACGCAGCCGCCGTGAGAGCATTGATCCGTCGCGACTGGGCATGCCGCATCACCGCTCGCGGCGCACGCCGGGTTTGCGGCGGGAAGAGGTGGCTCAGCTGGCGGATGTTGGCGTGACCTGGTACACCTGGCTGGAGCAGGGGCGCGAGATTAAAGCGTCGCCAAAAACGCTGGCTTCGATTGCGACAGCGTTACAGTGTAACGAAGCGGAAACGCAGCACCTGTTTCGGCTGGCGGGCCATCCCACCCCGGTGATGGCAGCGGCCAAAGCCTGTGCCAAAGTGTCGGCGCACGGGCAGATCCTGCTCGACAGCCTTAACCCGCTGCCGGCTATTATCCAGACGCCGCGCTTCGATATTCTCGGATATAACCCGGCGTGGTGCCGCCTGATGAATGTCGACCTGGAGACTATTCCCGCGGAGGATCGCAACTGTATTCTGCT
This window harbors:
- a CDS encoding helix-turn-helix transcriptional regulator; this encodes MSETPLPLSISEKNRQLLATFLRSRRESIDPSRLGMPHHRSRRTPGLRREEVAQLADVGVTWYTWLEQGREIKASPKTLASIATALQCNEAETQHLFRLAGHPTPVMAAAKACAKVSAHGQILLDSLNPLPAIIQTPRFDILGYNPAWCRLMNVDLETIPAEDRNCILLAFTHPQWRQAVADQEQLMPHMVALFRTQMGEHLDDPRWQELLERLLSESDEFRAMWQRYEIRAIDNHVKRFYHPEVGIITLRQNNWWSAPRNGDRLLVYIPDDEQSAAALKRITD
- the glsB gene encoding glutaminase B; this encodes MESVLNNELLADIVQQVRPLIGQGKVASYIPALAEVPADRLGIAVCMLDGTVYQAGDAQERFSIQSISKVLSLTLALTRYQDSEIWQRVGKEPSGQPFNSLLQLELEQGKPRNPFINAGALVVCDMLETRLTAPRQRMLEVVRSLTQEAEISYDRHVARSEYEHSARNAAIAWLMKSFNNFANDVPTVLQTYFHYCSMTLSCVELARCFLYLANHGRGLGQGEALLTPKQTRQINALMVTSGMYDGAGEFAWRVGMPGKSGVGGGIIAIVPGEMSIAVWSPELDNQGNSLAGTAMLELLSERIGRSIF
- a CDS encoding MFS transporter — its product is MKSGYDCTTLGRSGLTVLLAGQLLPMIDFSIVNVALDAMSATLHATPIQLELIVAIYGIAFAVSLAMGSRLGDNFGRRRIFSIGVLLFGIASLLCGITPGVWTLLLARALQGVGAALVVPQILATLHVSLHGREHSRALGLYGGIGGMAFIIGQVLGGFLINANPGGYGWRSVFLINIPLCLLVLLLAPRTIPETKKQQRVPIDWAGTFYLAGAIGCLLVALALGPLFHWSWPCIALLAAFPLLLKRLWQVEKRIEQQGGAPLLPPSLMQLHGVRFGLSIAVLFFSCWSGFMFVVALTLQSGLGMSAFQSGNTFIALGVAYFIGSLLSARVVERIGKLPTLLTGCAIQMAGLIGLMITFNSSWQQMGILSLAPATALIGFGQSFIVSCFFRIGLAQVPKDHAGSGSAMLSTVQQAALGLGPMVLGTVFSQVLQPHGNYQHAVLAALGAEWLIMLALVVRALMSRRRMAVQAG